The DNA region AATTAGAAAACAAAATGGAATTAAATTGTTGAATTATTCTTACGATAAAGACCATAATAGGAGTGTCGTCACCTTTGTTGGGGAACCCGAGGAAGTTATAGAAGCTGCTTTCAATAGCTGCAAAAAAGCATGTGAGTTGATCGATTTGAGAATACACAAAGGAGAACATCCTCGAATGGGAGCAACCGATGTTATACCCTTAGTACCTATAAAAAACGTTACTATGCAAGAGTGCATAGAATATTCAAAAACATTAGCAAAAAGAATAGCTGAGGAATTAAATATTCCAGTATTTTTATATGAAAAATCAGCTATGACTCCTGAAAGAGAGGATCTATCAAATATAAGGAAAGGCGAATTTGAAGGAATGTTTGAAAAAATGAAAAAAGAAGAATGGAAACCAGATTATGGTCAGGATAAGCCACATGAAAGTGCTGGAGTCACAGCAGTCGGAGCACGAATGCCTTTAATTGCTTTCAACATTAACTTAAACACGAATAATATAGAAGTAGCCAAAAAGATAGCAAAAGCCGTTCGAGGAAAAAGTGGAGGATTTAAATATTGTAAATCTCTCGCATTTGA from Petrotoga sp. 9PWA.NaAc.5.4 includes:
- the ftcD gene encoding glutamate formimidoyltransferase, whose amino-acid sequence is MKKLIECIPNFSEGRDKEKIERIVDEIRKQNGIKLLNYSYDKDHNRSVVTFVGEPEEVIEAAFNSCKKACELIDLRIHKGEHPRMGATDVIPLVPIKNVTMQECIEYSKTLAKRIAEELNIPVFLYEKSAMTPEREDLSNIRKGEFEGMFEKMKKEEWKPDYGQDKPHESAGVTAVGARMPLIAFNINLNTNNIEVAKKIAKAVRGKSGGFKYCKSLAFEIKERNIVQVSMNMVDYTKTPLYRVFQVIENEANRYGVSVIGSEIVGLIPLNAIADIADYFLKLENFNYDQILENQIYGDEL